TGATGCAGAAATTTGGAGCAGCTGGCCTTGCATTTGCAAGCTCGCTTGGGGGATTTTTGCAGCTTATTTTATATATAAGAGCCTTTGGAGCTAAGCGATTTTTAGCTATAATCGAGCCTAAATTTATAGCCGCTATCGCTGTTGCGGCGGTTTTGCTCTATTTTGGTTTAACATTTTTAAAGGATATATTTAATGCGAATTTTTGATACTTCTAAAAGAGAAAAGGTTGAGTTTAGCCCTATTAAAGATGGCGAAGTTAGCATCTATTTGTGCGGTCCAACAGTCTATGACGACGCGCATTTGGGGCACGCAAAGTCAGCCGTTAGCTTTGATCTTTTAAGAAGGGTCTTAAAAGCGCTTGGCTACAAGGTCAAATTTGCAAGAAACTACACCGACATCGACGATAAAATTTTAAATAAAATGGCGCAAACCGGACAAAGCCTAGAGGAGATCACAAACAAATATATAGCGCACTATGAGAGCGACATGGGCGCTTTAAACGTGCTTGATCCAGACTTTAAACCAAAGGCTACGCAGTGCTTGGAGGCGATCATTAACTACATCAAAGTGCTTATGGATAGAGGTGTGGCGTATAAAACGAGCGATGGAATTTACTTTGACACGAGCAAGGATAGTGGCTATTTTAGTATTAGTGGCAAGGATAACAACACCGATCTAATCGCACGCGTAGTATGTTTTTGCGAGAAAAGAGATGAAAAAGACTTTGTGCTTTGGAAATTTGACGAGAAATGGTACGAGAGCCCATTTGGCAAGGGTCGCCCTGGCTGGCACACTGAGTGCGTGGCGATGATAAGGGAGTTTTTAAGCGATAAAGAGAACGAGGAATTTGAGATCGACATCCACGCTGGCGGTATCGACCTGCTCTTTCCGCACCACGAAAATGAGGCAAGCCAGTGCAGATGTGCCTATCATAAAAATTTGAGCAAATACTGGATGCACAACGGATTTATAAAAGTAAATAACGAAAAGATGAGCAAGAGCCTAAACAACAGCTTTTTCGTAAAGGATGCCCTAAAAAACGTTCATGGCGAAGTGCTTAGATATTACTTGCTTACGAGCCATTATAGGGCTCATTTTAACTATTCAGATGAAGATCTAGTAGCTTCAAAAAAGAGACTTGATAAAATTTATCGCCTCAAAAAAAGAGTTGATGGCGTGCAGGCTGGCATGGCAAATGAGAGCTTTAAAAGCGAGCTACTTGAAGCGCTAAGCGATGATCTAAACGCTTCAAAAGCGCTTGCAAGCGTCGATGAGTTTGTAAAAACGGCAAATGAAAGACTTGATAACAACCCAAAAGATAAAGCATATAAGGCCGAAGTGGTGGCAAATTTGGGTCTTATAGGTGAAATTTTAGGCATTGCTGTCACAAACTATTTGGAGTATTTTCAGTTTGGCGTAAGTGACGAGCAAAAAGAGCAGATAAAGAGGCTTCTTGATGAGCGCGCGGTAGCTAAAAAAGAGAGAAATTTCGCAAGGGCTGATGAGATAAGAGACGAGCTAGCAAAAATGAATATCTCTATCATGGATACGCCAAATGGCGCAGTTTGGGAGAGAAATAATGAATAATTTTGGCTTAAAAGATGTGCTAAAGCGCTTTGGTCCTTATTTTAAAGACTACATCCCACACTTCATCTTTGCCATCATCGGCATGGGGCTTGCCAGTGGCGGAACGGCGGTAAGTGCCTATCTTGTGGAGCCTGTGCTAAATAAAATTTTCGTTGAGAAAAACGAAAAGCTACTTTACATCTTGCCTTGCGCCATCATCGCAATCTACGTGATAAAAAACATCGGAACCTTTATGCAGGCCTATTTTACGGCATATATCGGGCAAGATACGATTAGAAGATTTCGCGAAAAGATGGTTGCAAACCTTTTAAATTTAGATATGGATTTTTTCAATGAATTTAGAACTGGCGAGCTAATCAGCAGAACAACAAACGACATCGACCGCATAAGATCGATAGTATCAAGCATCATACCTGAGCTAACAAGAGAGTCAGTCACCATCATTGGGCTTCTTTGCGTCGTTATCTATCAAAGTCCAAAGCTGGCGTTTTTCGCCCTTGTCGTCATGCCAGTGGCGATCTATCCGATCTCGCGCCTTGCTAAAAGGATGAAGAAAATTTCAAAGCAGTCGCAAGAAAAAACATCAGACATCACCTCTGCGCTTAGTGAAATTTTTACAAATATCGAGATAATCAAAGCAAATAACGCCCAAGAATACGAGCATTCACGCTTTGTT
This genomic stretch from Campylobacter concisus harbors:
- the cysS gene encoding cysteine--tRNA ligase — translated: MRIFDTSKREKVEFSPIKDGEVSIYLCGPTVYDDAHLGHAKSAVSFDLLRRVLKALGYKVKFARNYTDIDDKILNKMAQTGQSLEEITNKYIAHYESDMGALNVLDPDFKPKATQCLEAIINYIKVLMDRGVAYKTSDGIYFDTSKDSGYFSISGKDNNTDLIARVVCFCEKRDEKDFVLWKFDEKWYESPFGKGRPGWHTECVAMIREFLSDKENEEFEIDIHAGGIDLLFPHHENEASQCRCAYHKNLSKYWMHNGFIKVNNEKMSKSLNNSFFVKDALKNVHGEVLRYYLLTSHYRAHFNYSDEDLVASKKRLDKIYRLKKRVDGVQAGMANESFKSELLEALSDDLNASKALASVDEFVKTANERLDNNPKDKAYKAEVVANLGLIGEILGIAVTNYLEYFQFGVSDEQKEQIKRLLDERAVAKKERNFARADEIRDELAKMNISIMDTPNGAVWERNNE